A stretch of the Aegilops tauschii subsp. strangulata cultivar AL8/78 chromosome 4, Aet v6.0, whole genome shotgun sequence genome encodes the following:
- the LOC109779120 gene encoding nuclear pore complex protein NUP98A isoform X3, with amino-acid sequence MFGASNPFGQSSASPFGQTSTNPFGTQQGFGQPSTTTNNPFAPKPFGSPTPAFGAPTGTTSPFGATSTFGQPSAPAFGATSTGAFGQQSAPAFGATPTGAFGQQSTPAFGSTSTGAFGQQPAFGATSTGAFGQPSTPAFGTPSSSPFGSSTPAFGTSPAPAFGATSSNNFGGGSLFGQKPSFGGFGSSPSQSSPFGSTFQQTQPTFGNSTFGTTTTPAFGSTTTAAFGSTTTPAFGSTSTSLFGGASSTPAFGSTQFGSTTTPGFGSSGTGAFGVSSAPAFGTSTTPASAFGFGSSPSFGQSAAATGSSLFGTTSPFGGQTSPFGSQTAAPAFGQTTFGSQSGGTRIQPYVQTPDADTAASGSQPAAKLDSISAMPAYKEKSHEELRWEDYQRGDKGGPNSSATPAVNNFLSPQPSFQPNQPAPVNPFTNPSPSPFSSAFATAPNPFSSSATTTSSFGQTSGSTFPANTSSSLFGNNTTTSLFNNPNPFNAGSSTSNSTQSSGLFTSSPTMGQQPFGHSFNQQSSTPAFSTSMFNTSNIGITGGGGIFGNTSSPFQTSPFQQSAPVQPTNSFSFQPQTQPGGFSGVSNPMNMAPFGQQTTSQSNMVMQPTLVSNPFGTLPAMPQMSIGNGGSSPSIQYGISSLPVAEKPLPSRTLSMAVPRHLSQRRIKLLPRKYNATSDGKVPFFADDEESPVTPKADAFFIPRENPRSLIIRPTDQWPSRSVVGQQSIPRDSTDNDKHKDAFVGREHNKAAMTPTRSGTVENGIHIASSEPGAVARHVNGATVEKMVPRLSQADYFTEPSLEELAAKERAEPGYCSQVVDFIVGREGYGSIKFLGETDVRGLDLESIVEFNNREVIVYKDDSKKPPVGQGLNKAALVTLLNIKCMNKKTGEQYTQGPRLDKFKEMLVKKAEEQGVEFISFDGAKGEWKFRVKHFSSYGFGEAEADDLADSL; translated from the exons ATGTTCGGCGCTAGCAATC CATTCGGGCAGTCGTCCGCCAGCCCTTTCGGGCAGACCTCAACCAACCCCTTCGGGACCCAACAGGGCTTTGGCCAGCccagcaccaccaccaacaaTCCCTTCGCACCCAAACCCTTCGGCAGCCCGACCCCCGCATTCGGGGCGCCAACAGGGACCACCTCGCCCTTCGGCGCTACCTCCACCTTTGGCCAGCCATCCGCTCCGGCCTTTGGCGCCACTTCCACTGGCGCCTTTGGCCAGCAGTCCGCCCCGGCCTTTGGCGCTACGCCCACTGGCGCCTTCGGCCAGCAATCCACCCCTGCGTTTGGCTCTACATCCACTGGCGCCTTCGGCCAGCAACCCGCGTTTGGTGCTACATCAACCGGCGCCTTTGGCCAGCCATCCACGCCTGCATTTGGCACCCCGTCCTCCTCTCCGTTTGGGAGCTCCACGCCAGCTTTTGGTACATCGCCAGCCCCCGCGTTTGGCGCCACATCCTCTAACAACTTTGGCGGTG GATCTTTATTCGGACAAAAGCCAAGCTTTGGTGGGTTTGGATCATCTCCTAGCCAGTCTAGTCCATTTGGTAGCACATTTCAGCAAACACAGCCAACATTTGGCAACAGCACTTTTGGCACCACAACTACGCCGGCCTTTGGTTCCACAACAACGGCAGCATTTGGCTCCACAACGACTCCAGCATTTGGCTCAACATCAACATCCTTATTTGGTGGTGCTTCCAGCACCCCAGCATTTGGTTCGACACAATTTGGTTCAACCACAACTCCTGGTTTTGGATCTTCAGGTACCGGAGCATTTGGTGTGAGTAGTGCTCCAGCTTTTGGAACTTCAACCACACCAGCAAGTGCTTTTGGTTTTGGTTCTTCACCGTCTTTTGGACAATCAGCAGCTGCAACTGGTAGCAGCCTCTTCGGAACAACTTCACCCTTTGGAGGACAAACTTCTCCATTCG GCTCGCAAACAGCTGCACCAGCATTCGGGCAAACTACGTTTGGAAGTCAATCTGGAGGAACCAGAATACAGCCTTATGTACAAACACCTGATGCTGACACTGCTGCAAGTGGTTCTCAGCCTGCTGCAAAACTTGATTCCATATCAGCCATGCCTGCATACAAAGAGAAGAGTCATGAAGAATTGAGGTGGGAAGATTACCAGCGTGGTGACAAAG GTGGACCAAACTCTTCTGCAACTCCAGCAGTGAACAACTTCTTATCTCCACAGCCAAGTTTCCAACCAAATCAACCAGCACCAGTGAATCCATTTACTAACCCCTCACCCTCACCTTTTTCGAGTGCTTTTGCTACTGCTCCGAACCCGTTTTCATCGTCCGCAACTACTACCTCCTCGTTTGGACAAACAAGTGGTTCTACATTCCCAGCAAACACTTCATCTtctctatttggaaataataccACTACTTCACTATTCAACAACCCAAATCCTTTCAATGCTGGGTCATCCACTAGTAATAGCACTCAATCATCTGGGCTGTTTACGTCTTCCCCTACAATGGGGCAGCAGCCATTTGGCCACTCATTTAACCAGCAATCAAGCACTCCAGCTTTCTCCACCAGTATGTTCAATACATCTAACATCGGAATCACTGGAGGTGGAGGGATATTTGGCAACACTTCTTCACCTTTTCAAACA TCACCATTTCAACAATCTGCCCCTGTTCAACCTACAAACTCGTTCTCATTCCAACCTCAGACTCAACCAG GTGGATTCTCTGGTGTTTCCAACCCGATGAATATGGCTCCATTCGGACAGCA AACTACTAGCCAGTCCAATATGGTAATGCAGCCGACTCTTGTTTCAAATCCCTTTGGGACCCTTCCAGCAATGCCTCAGATGTCCATTGGGAATGGTGGATCCTCACCTTCTATCCAATATGGGATATCAAGTTTGCCG GTTGCTGAGAAGCCCCTTCCGAGCAGAACATTATCAATGGCGGTTCCTAGGCAtttgtcacagaggaggataaaGCTGCTGCCACGAAAATATAATGCAACATCTGATGGCAAG GTTCCAttctttgctgatgatgaagaatCCCCTGTAACACCAAAAGCGGATGCCTTTTTCATCCCTAGAGAGAACCCAAGAAGTCTGATAATCCGTCCAACAGACCAGTGGCCTTCACGTAGTGTGGTTGGCCAACAATCAATTCCAAGGGATTCAACTGATAATGACAAACATAAAG ATGCTTTTGTTGGGAGGGAGCACAATAAGGCTGCCATGACACCAACTCGGTCTGGTACAGTGGAGAATGGCATCCACATTGCATCAAGCGAGCCTGGGGCTGTGGCTCGGCATGTGAATGGTGCCACCGTTGAGAAGATGGTGCCTAGGCTCTCCCAGGCAGATTACTTCACGGAGCCCAGTCTAGAGGAGCTTGCTGCCAAAGAACGTGCTGAGCCAGGCTACTGTAGTCAGGTTGTAGACTTCATTGTTGGGCGTGAAGGTTATGGCAGCATCAAATTCTTGGGAGAAACTGATGTGAGGGGCCTTGATCTGGAGTCGATTGTGGAATTCAATAACCGTGAAGTGATTGTGTACAAGGACGATAGCAAGAAGCCCCCAGTTGGCCAGGGCCTGAACAAAGCTGCTTTGGTGACCCTCCTGAACATCAAGTGCATGAATAAGAAGACGGGTGAGCAGTACACGCAAGGGCCGAGGTTGGACAAGTTcaaggagatgttggtgaagaagGCTGAGGAGCAGGGAGTGGAGTTTATCTCGTTTGACGGTGCCAAGGGCGAGTGGAAGTTCAGGGTGAAGCACTTCAGCTCCTACGGGTTTGGTGAAGCCGAAGCCGACGACCTGGCCGATTCCTTGTAG
- the LOC109779120 gene encoding nuclear pore complex protein NUP98A isoform X1, with amino-acid sequence MVANLLFDHPFFAAFGQSSASPFGQTSTNPFGTQQGFGQPSTTTNNPFAPKPFGSPTPAFGAPTGTTSPFGATSTFGQPSAPAFGATSTGAFGQQSAPAFGATPTGAFGQQSTPAFGSTSTGAFGQQPAFGATSTGAFGQPSTPAFGTPSSSPFGSSTPAFGTSPAPAFGATSSNNFGGGSLFGQKPSFGGFGSSPSQSSPFGSTFQQTQPTFGNSTFGTTTTPAFGSTTTAAFGSTTTPAFGSTSTSLFGGASSTPAFGSTQFGSTTTPGFGSSGTGAFGVSSAPAFGTSTTPASAFGFGSSPSFGQSAAATGSSLFGTTSPFGGQTSPFGSQTAAPAFGQTTFGSQSGGTRIQPYVQTPDADTAASGSQPAAKLDSISAMPAYKEKSHEELRWEDYQRGDKGGPNSSATPAVNNFLSPQPSFQPNQPAPVNPFTNPSPSPFSSAFATAPNPFSSSATTTSSFGQTSGSTFPANTSSSLFGNNTTTSLFNNPNPFNAGSSTSNSTQSSGLFTSSPTMGQQPFGHSFNQQSSTPAFSTSMFNTSNIGITGGGGIFGNTSSPFQTSPFQQSAPVQPTNSFSFQPQTQPALTGGFSGVSNPMNMAPFGQQTTSQSNMVMQPTLVSNPFGTLPAMPQMSIGNGGSSPSIQYGISSLPVAEKPLPSRTLSMAVPRHLSQRRIKLLPRKYNATSDGKVPFFADDEESPVTPKADAFFIPRENPRSLIIRPTDQWPSRSVVGQQSIPRDSTDNDKHKDAFVGREHNKAAMTPTRSGTVENGIHIASSEPGAVARHVNGATVEKMVPRLSQADYFTEPSLEELAAKERAEPGYCSQVVDFIVGREGYGSIKFLGETDVRGLDLESIVEFNNREVIVYKDDSKKPPVGQGLNKAALVTLLNIKCMNKKTGEQYTQGPRLDKFKEMLVKKAEEQGVEFISFDGAKGEWKFRVKHFSSYGFGEAEADDLADSL; translated from the exons ATGGTTGCTAACCTGCTGTTTGATCATCCTTTTTTTGCAGCATTCGGGCAGTCGTCCGCCAGCCCTTTCGGGCAGACCTCAACCAACCCCTTCGGGACCCAACAGGGCTTTGGCCAGCccagcaccaccaccaacaaTCCCTTCGCACCCAAACCCTTCGGCAGCCCGACCCCCGCATTCGGGGCGCCAACAGGGACCACCTCGCCCTTCGGCGCTACCTCCACCTTTGGCCAGCCATCCGCTCCGGCCTTTGGCGCCACTTCCACTGGCGCCTTTGGCCAGCAGTCCGCCCCGGCCTTTGGCGCTACGCCCACTGGCGCCTTCGGCCAGCAATCCACCCCTGCGTTTGGCTCTACATCCACTGGCGCCTTCGGCCAGCAACCCGCGTTTGGTGCTACATCAACCGGCGCCTTTGGCCAGCCATCCACGCCTGCATTTGGCACCCCGTCCTCCTCTCCGTTTGGGAGCTCCACGCCAGCTTTTGGTACATCGCCAGCCCCCGCGTTTGGCGCCACATCCTCTAACAACTTTGGCGGTG GATCTTTATTCGGACAAAAGCCAAGCTTTGGTGGGTTTGGATCATCTCCTAGCCAGTCTAGTCCATTTGGTAGCACATTTCAGCAAACACAGCCAACATTTGGCAACAGCACTTTTGGCACCACAACTACGCCGGCCTTTGGTTCCACAACAACGGCAGCATTTGGCTCCACAACGACTCCAGCATTTGGCTCAACATCAACATCCTTATTTGGTGGTGCTTCCAGCACCCCAGCATTTGGTTCGACACAATTTGGTTCAACCACAACTCCTGGTTTTGGATCTTCAGGTACCGGAGCATTTGGTGTGAGTAGTGCTCCAGCTTTTGGAACTTCAACCACACCAGCAAGTGCTTTTGGTTTTGGTTCTTCACCGTCTTTTGGACAATCAGCAGCTGCAACTGGTAGCAGCCTCTTCGGAACAACTTCACCCTTTGGAGGACAAACTTCTCCATTCG GCTCGCAAACAGCTGCACCAGCATTCGGGCAAACTACGTTTGGAAGTCAATCTGGAGGAACCAGAATACAGCCTTATGTACAAACACCTGATGCTGACACTGCTGCAAGTGGTTCTCAGCCTGCTGCAAAACTTGATTCCATATCAGCCATGCCTGCATACAAAGAGAAGAGTCATGAAGAATTGAGGTGGGAAGATTACCAGCGTGGTGACAAAG GTGGACCAAACTCTTCTGCAACTCCAGCAGTGAACAACTTCTTATCTCCACAGCCAAGTTTCCAACCAAATCAACCAGCACCAGTGAATCCATTTACTAACCCCTCACCCTCACCTTTTTCGAGTGCTTTTGCTACTGCTCCGAACCCGTTTTCATCGTCCGCAACTACTACCTCCTCGTTTGGACAAACAAGTGGTTCTACATTCCCAGCAAACACTTCATCTtctctatttggaaataataccACTACTTCACTATTCAACAACCCAAATCCTTTCAATGCTGGGTCATCCACTAGTAATAGCACTCAATCATCTGGGCTGTTTACGTCTTCCCCTACAATGGGGCAGCAGCCATTTGGCCACTCATTTAACCAGCAATCAAGCACTCCAGCTTTCTCCACCAGTATGTTCAATACATCTAACATCGGAATCACTGGAGGTGGAGGGATATTTGGCAACACTTCTTCACCTTTTCAAACA TCACCATTTCAACAATCTGCCCCTGTTCAACCTACAAACTCGTTCTCATTCCAACCTCAGACTCAACCAG CTTTGACAGGTGGATTCTCTGGTGTTTCCAACCCGATGAATATGGCTCCATTCGGACAGCA AACTACTAGCCAGTCCAATATGGTAATGCAGCCGACTCTTGTTTCAAATCCCTTTGGGACCCTTCCAGCAATGCCTCAGATGTCCATTGGGAATGGTGGATCCTCACCTTCTATCCAATATGGGATATCAAGTTTGCCG GTTGCTGAGAAGCCCCTTCCGAGCAGAACATTATCAATGGCGGTTCCTAGGCAtttgtcacagaggaggataaaGCTGCTGCCACGAAAATATAATGCAACATCTGATGGCAAG GTTCCAttctttgctgatgatgaagaatCCCCTGTAACACCAAAAGCGGATGCCTTTTTCATCCCTAGAGAGAACCCAAGAAGTCTGATAATCCGTCCAACAGACCAGTGGCCTTCACGTAGTGTGGTTGGCCAACAATCAATTCCAAGGGATTCAACTGATAATGACAAACATAAAG ATGCTTTTGTTGGGAGGGAGCACAATAAGGCTGCCATGACACCAACTCGGTCTGGTACAGTGGAGAATGGCATCCACATTGCATCAAGCGAGCCTGGGGCTGTGGCTCGGCATGTGAATGGTGCCACCGTTGAGAAGATGGTGCCTAGGCTCTCCCAGGCAGATTACTTCACGGAGCCCAGTCTAGAGGAGCTTGCTGCCAAAGAACGTGCTGAGCCAGGCTACTGTAGTCAGGTTGTAGACTTCATTGTTGGGCGTGAAGGTTATGGCAGCATCAAATTCTTGGGAGAAACTGATGTGAGGGGCCTTGATCTGGAGTCGATTGTGGAATTCAATAACCGTGAAGTGATTGTGTACAAGGACGATAGCAAGAAGCCCCCAGTTGGCCAGGGCCTGAACAAAGCTGCTTTGGTGACCCTCCTGAACATCAAGTGCATGAATAAGAAGACGGGTGAGCAGTACACGCAAGGGCCGAGGTTGGACAAGTTcaaggagatgttggtgaagaagGCTGAGGAGCAGGGAGTGGAGTTTATCTCGTTTGACGGTGCCAAGGGCGAGTGGAAGTTCAGGGTGAAGCACTTCAGCTCCTACGGGTTTGGTGAAGCCGAAGCCGACGACCTGGCCGATTCCTTGTAG
- the LOC109779120 gene encoding nuclear pore complex protein NUP98A isoform X2, translating to MFGASNPFGQSSASPFGQTSTNPFGTQQGFGQPSTTTNNPFAPKPFGSPTPAFGAPTGTTSPFGATSTFGQPSAPAFGATSTGAFGQQSAPAFGATPTGAFGQQSTPAFGSTSTGAFGQQPAFGATSTGAFGQPSTPAFGTPSSSPFGSSTPAFGTSPAPAFGATSSNNFGGGSLFGQKPSFGGFGSSPSQSSPFGSTFQQTQPTFGNSTFGTTTTPAFGSTTTAAFGSTTTPAFGSTSTSLFGGASSTPAFGSTQFGSTTTPGFGSSGTGAFGVSSAPAFGTSTTPASAFGFGSSPSFGQSAAATGSSLFGTTSPFGGQTSPFGSQTAAPAFGQTTFGSQSGGTRIQPYVQTPDADTAASGSQPAAKLDSISAMPAYKEKSHEELRWEDYQRGDKGGPNSSATPAVNNFLSPQPSFQPNQPAPVNPFTNPSPSPFSSAFATAPNPFSSSATTTSSFGQTSGSTFPANTSSSLFGNNTTTSLFNNPNPFNAGSSTSNSTQSSGLFTSSPTMGQQPFGHSFNQQSSTPAFSTSMFNTSNIGITGGGGIFGNTSSPFQTSPFQQSAPVQPTNSFSFQPQTQPALTGGFSGVSNPMNMAPFGQQTTSQSNMVMQPTLVSNPFGTLPAMPQMSIGNGGSSPSIQYGISSLPVAEKPLPSRTLSMAVPRHLSQRRIKLLPRKYNATSDGKVPFFADDEESPVTPKADAFFIPRENPRSLIIRPTDQWPSRSVVGQQSIPRDSTDNDKHKDAFVGREHNKAAMTPTRSGTVENGIHIASSEPGAVARHVNGATVEKMVPRLSQADYFTEPSLEELAAKERAEPGYCSQVVDFIVGREGYGSIKFLGETDVRGLDLESIVEFNNREVIVYKDDSKKPPVGQGLNKAALVTLLNIKCMNKKTGEQYTQGPRLDKFKEMLVKKAEEQGVEFISFDGAKGEWKFRVKHFSSYGFGEAEADDLADSL from the exons ATGTTCGGCGCTAGCAATC CATTCGGGCAGTCGTCCGCCAGCCCTTTCGGGCAGACCTCAACCAACCCCTTCGGGACCCAACAGGGCTTTGGCCAGCccagcaccaccaccaacaaTCCCTTCGCACCCAAACCCTTCGGCAGCCCGACCCCCGCATTCGGGGCGCCAACAGGGACCACCTCGCCCTTCGGCGCTACCTCCACCTTTGGCCAGCCATCCGCTCCGGCCTTTGGCGCCACTTCCACTGGCGCCTTTGGCCAGCAGTCCGCCCCGGCCTTTGGCGCTACGCCCACTGGCGCCTTCGGCCAGCAATCCACCCCTGCGTTTGGCTCTACATCCACTGGCGCCTTCGGCCAGCAACCCGCGTTTGGTGCTACATCAACCGGCGCCTTTGGCCAGCCATCCACGCCTGCATTTGGCACCCCGTCCTCCTCTCCGTTTGGGAGCTCCACGCCAGCTTTTGGTACATCGCCAGCCCCCGCGTTTGGCGCCACATCCTCTAACAACTTTGGCGGTG GATCTTTATTCGGACAAAAGCCAAGCTTTGGTGGGTTTGGATCATCTCCTAGCCAGTCTAGTCCATTTGGTAGCACATTTCAGCAAACACAGCCAACATTTGGCAACAGCACTTTTGGCACCACAACTACGCCGGCCTTTGGTTCCACAACAACGGCAGCATTTGGCTCCACAACGACTCCAGCATTTGGCTCAACATCAACATCCTTATTTGGTGGTGCTTCCAGCACCCCAGCATTTGGTTCGACACAATTTGGTTCAACCACAACTCCTGGTTTTGGATCTTCAGGTACCGGAGCATTTGGTGTGAGTAGTGCTCCAGCTTTTGGAACTTCAACCACACCAGCAAGTGCTTTTGGTTTTGGTTCTTCACCGTCTTTTGGACAATCAGCAGCTGCAACTGGTAGCAGCCTCTTCGGAACAACTTCACCCTTTGGAGGACAAACTTCTCCATTCG GCTCGCAAACAGCTGCACCAGCATTCGGGCAAACTACGTTTGGAAGTCAATCTGGAGGAACCAGAATACAGCCTTATGTACAAACACCTGATGCTGACACTGCTGCAAGTGGTTCTCAGCCTGCTGCAAAACTTGATTCCATATCAGCCATGCCTGCATACAAAGAGAAGAGTCATGAAGAATTGAGGTGGGAAGATTACCAGCGTGGTGACAAAG GTGGACCAAACTCTTCTGCAACTCCAGCAGTGAACAACTTCTTATCTCCACAGCCAAGTTTCCAACCAAATCAACCAGCACCAGTGAATCCATTTACTAACCCCTCACCCTCACCTTTTTCGAGTGCTTTTGCTACTGCTCCGAACCCGTTTTCATCGTCCGCAACTACTACCTCCTCGTTTGGACAAACAAGTGGTTCTACATTCCCAGCAAACACTTCATCTtctctatttggaaataataccACTACTTCACTATTCAACAACCCAAATCCTTTCAATGCTGGGTCATCCACTAGTAATAGCACTCAATCATCTGGGCTGTTTACGTCTTCCCCTACAATGGGGCAGCAGCCATTTGGCCACTCATTTAACCAGCAATCAAGCACTCCAGCTTTCTCCACCAGTATGTTCAATACATCTAACATCGGAATCACTGGAGGTGGAGGGATATTTGGCAACACTTCTTCACCTTTTCAAACA TCACCATTTCAACAATCTGCCCCTGTTCAACCTACAAACTCGTTCTCATTCCAACCTCAGACTCAACCAG CTTTGACAGGTGGATTCTCTGGTGTTTCCAACCCGATGAATATGGCTCCATTCGGACAGCA AACTACTAGCCAGTCCAATATGGTAATGCAGCCGACTCTTGTTTCAAATCCCTTTGGGACCCTTCCAGCAATGCCTCAGATGTCCATTGGGAATGGTGGATCCTCACCTTCTATCCAATATGGGATATCAAGTTTGCCG GTTGCTGAGAAGCCCCTTCCGAGCAGAACATTATCAATGGCGGTTCCTAGGCAtttgtcacagaggaggataaaGCTGCTGCCACGAAAATATAATGCAACATCTGATGGCAAG GTTCCAttctttgctgatgatgaagaatCCCCTGTAACACCAAAAGCGGATGCCTTTTTCATCCCTAGAGAGAACCCAAGAAGTCTGATAATCCGTCCAACAGACCAGTGGCCTTCACGTAGTGTGGTTGGCCAACAATCAATTCCAAGGGATTCAACTGATAATGACAAACATAAAG ATGCTTTTGTTGGGAGGGAGCACAATAAGGCTGCCATGACACCAACTCGGTCTGGTACAGTGGAGAATGGCATCCACATTGCATCAAGCGAGCCTGGGGCTGTGGCTCGGCATGTGAATGGTGCCACCGTTGAGAAGATGGTGCCTAGGCTCTCCCAGGCAGATTACTTCACGGAGCCCAGTCTAGAGGAGCTTGCTGCCAAAGAACGTGCTGAGCCAGGCTACTGTAGTCAGGTTGTAGACTTCATTGTTGGGCGTGAAGGTTATGGCAGCATCAAATTCTTGGGAGAAACTGATGTGAGGGGCCTTGATCTGGAGTCGATTGTGGAATTCAATAACCGTGAAGTGATTGTGTACAAGGACGATAGCAAGAAGCCCCCAGTTGGCCAGGGCCTGAACAAAGCTGCTTTGGTGACCCTCCTGAACATCAAGTGCATGAATAAGAAGACGGGTGAGCAGTACACGCAAGGGCCGAGGTTGGACAAGTTcaaggagatgttggtgaagaagGCTGAGGAGCAGGGAGTGGAGTTTATCTCGTTTGACGGTGCCAAGGGCGAGTGGAAGTTCAGGGTGAAGCACTTCAGCTCCTACGGGTTTGGTGAAGCCGAAGCCGACGACCTGGCCGATTCCTTGTAG